In Leuconostocaceae bacterium ESL0723, the following proteins share a genomic window:
- the folP gene encoding dihydropteroate synthase, whose amino-acid sequence MQARQLNPETYNPLHYGSQLTIEIHHEDQVERDRIANNLVYHHHSATMDGDRLLIAVSYKELGQIIEELSFDFGPLAEQLRTIWEGQRLSFDAGNQSFDISAQPLIHAILNLSPESFYDGQEHNVDEVLKRVQGHYDQGIRFFDIGGKSTNPKAKNIGFEEEWARLEPYIKPLLDHFPGIILSVDSNNHKTVRKALDAGVQVINSIDGFDDPNMLDLVSEYQVSVITTYNNRDKPTADVPASMLSYLADQVKTLKARGLTGEQIIVDPGVGFTSNQDGITLEDKAGQDVDRIKTIQTLADLKQPILVGVSNKSFLGTLYDLPLNDRLIASLLVEYQMVMTGGRIVRVHNIEETQLLTKIFNTFAP is encoded by the coding sequence ATGCAAGCACGCCAGCTCAACCCAGAAACCTACAACCCACTGCACTACGGCAGCCAGCTCACCATTGAAATTCACCACGAAGACCAGGTCGAGCGCGACCGGATTGCCAACAACCTGGTCTACCATCACCACTCGGCCACTATGGATGGTGACCGCCTGTTAATTGCGGTTTCCTATAAGGAACTCGGGCAAATTATCGAAGAACTCTCCTTTGACTTTGGCCCCCTGGCTGAACAGTTACGCACGATCTGGGAAGGTCAGCGCCTGAGCTTTGATGCCGGCAACCAGTCCTTTGATATCAGTGCCCAGCCTTTAATTCACGCCATTTTAAACCTGTCACCGGAATCCTTCTATGACGGCCAGGAACACAATGTTGATGAAGTCTTGAAACGGGTTCAAGGGCACTACGACCAGGGCATCCGCTTCTTTGACATCGGTGGTAAGTCAACCAACCCCAAGGCCAAAAACATCGGCTTTGAGGAAGAATGGGCCCGGCTGGAGCCCTACATCAAACCGCTGTTGGACCACTTCCCTGGCATTATCCTGTCAGTGGATTCCAACAACCACAAGACCGTTCGAAAGGCTCTCGATGCTGGGGTCCAAGTCATCAACAGCATTGACGGCTTCGATGACCCCAACATGTTAGACCTGGTGAGTGAGTACCAGGTTTCCGTGATTACGACCTACAACAACCGAGACAAGCCCACCGCTGACGTACCGGCCTCGATGCTCTCCTACCTGGCTGACCAGGTGAAGACTTTGAAGGCCCGCGGCCTGACTGGTGAACAAATCATTGTTGATCCCGGGGTTGGCTTCACTTCCAACCAGGATGGCATAACCTTAGAAGACAAGGCCGGCCAGGATGTAGACCGGATTAAGACCATCCAAACCCTAGCGGACCTAAAGCAGCCCATTTTGGTCGGCGTATCTAATAAGAGTTTCCTCGGTACCCTTTATGATCTGCCCCTTAATGACCGCTTAATTGCCAGCCTACTGGTGGAATACCAGATGGTGATGACCGGTGGCCGGATTGTCCGAGTACACAATATTGAAGAAACCCAGCTCTTAACCAAGATTTTCAACACCTTTGCGCCATAA
- the folB gene encoding dihydroneopterin aldolase encodes MLTIKVNNMKFHAHIGVYPEEKKIGQNIEVDLELVMRSDQAKNSDDLHDTISYGDVYRMTAAVVAKSRADLVERLAQEILDAIRSEYGLAIDQYAINIRKLAVPVDGIFDSVEISLTM; translated from the coding sequence ATGCTGACGATTAAGGTTAATAATATGAAATTCCATGCCCACATCGGCGTCTATCCCGAGGAGAAAAAGATTGGGCAAAACATCGAGGTCGACCTGGAACTGGTGATGCGTTCGGATCAGGCCAAGAACAGTGATGACCTGCATGACACGATTAGTTACGGAGATGTCTACCGGATGACGGCCGCAGTGGTGGCCAAGAGCCGGGCTGACCTGGTAGAGCGGTTAGCCCAGGAAATCTTGGATGCCATTCGCTCCGAGTATGGTCTCGCCATTGACCAGTACGCCATCAACATTCGTAAGCTTGCTGTGCCAGTCGATGGCATCTTTGACTCAGTTGAAATCAGCCTGACCATGTGA
- the folK gene encoding 2-amino-4-hydroxy-6-hydroxymethyldihydropteridine diphosphokinase, which produces MRAYLSIGSNLNDRLAALQAAVSALVADPQISQVQVSKVYETSPVGGVPQDDFYNIAVALDTTYSAHELLDKIHEIEQQLHRVRKIHWGPRTIDLDILFYGDERIQDADLTVPHPELYNRKFVLVPLLDLYEANNPQSQKIKAALAKLSDDQAIQAIDDQITTK; this is translated from the coding sequence ATGCGCGCCTATCTTAGTATTGGTAGTAATTTAAATGACCGGCTGGCTGCCCTGCAGGCGGCCGTTTCGGCCTTGGTCGCTGACCCGCAAATCAGTCAGGTCCAGGTATCCAAAGTCTATGAAACCAGTCCAGTGGGTGGCGTGCCCCAGGATGACTTTTACAACATCGCCGTTGCCCTGGATACCACTTATTCGGCCCATGAACTGCTGGATAAAATCCACGAGATTGAGCAGCAGCTCCACCGGGTCCGCAAGATTCACTGGGGACCGCGGACGATTGACCTCGACATTTTGTTCTACGGAGACGAACGTATTCAAGATGCGGACCTAACGGTGCCCCATCCTGAGCTTTACAACCGGAAGTTTGTCCTGGTGCCCTTATTAGATTTATACGAAGCCAACAATCCCCAGTCACAAAAAATCAAAGCTGCCCTGGCCAAACTCAGTGATGACCAGGCTATTCAGGCCATTGATGACCAAATTACTACCAAGTAG
- the folE gene encoding GTP cyclohydrolase I FolE, whose translation MDEKNKKVIEQAVRDILTAVGEDVNRPGLIETPERVAKMYAEVFSSVNEDFTNFKVFDEGADDVDQEVITIDHIPFYSMCEHHLLPFFGEVALAYVPRGGQIVGLSKVPRLVGHVSRKPNVQERLTSEIAQTLDDLIHPQGIAIVVRARHMCMEMRGVKSVGNVTQTTYYMGEFKDDLARQGLFLQQVLK comes from the coding sequence ATGGACGAGAAAAATAAAAAAGTAATTGAACAGGCGGTCCGCGACATTTTGACAGCCGTGGGTGAGGACGTTAACCGTCCCGGTCTGATTGAAACGCCGGAACGGGTAGCTAAGATGTACGCCGAGGTTTTCTCATCAGTGAATGAAGACTTTACCAATTTTAAAGTCTTTGATGAGGGGGCCGACGATGTCGACCAGGAAGTCATCACTATCGACCACATCCCCTTTTACTCAATGTGCGAACACCACCTGCTGCCCTTCTTTGGTGAAGTGGCTTTGGCCTATGTGCCCCGTGGTGGTCAAATCGTGGGCCTGAGCAAGGTGCCGCGTTTGGTAGGGCATGTTTCACGAAAGCCAAATGTCCAAGAGCGGTTGACCAGTGAAATCGCCCAGACCCTGGATGATTTGATTCACCCCCAGGGGATTGCCATCGTGGTCCGCGCCCGGCACATGTGCATGGAGATGCGTGGGGTCAAGAGCGTTGGTAATGTGACCCAGACTACCTACTATATGGGCGAGTTCAAGGATGATTTGGCCCGGCAGGGACTCTTTTTGCAGCAGGTGCTCAAGTAA
- a CDS encoding Mur ligase family protein has product MSAARRYQQALERLAAIPAGMRYEVGEKRIAFLRQILVYLGFDQLTGTIIRVAGTNGKGSTSAMTGQVLQEAGYSVGVFSSPFLFEVTEEINYNGVMIGQEAFADALERLETVLDEHDLTLTGDISEFEATFLVAMAFYIEQNPDYLVLEVGLGGEFDATNAVPRSDYAIFTRIGLDHTRILGDTVTKIAQTKMNMIRPGETVVNYANQRPAVNQVLETITSQRHNPVVSASAVTLTKVDRQADATYIDLTVKDVTITDLALKLRGEYQLENLKTVVALWYYWTHAKHLPISEDDLKAGIANSQIAGRFEVLRTKPNYFIVDGAHNPDGIGALIDTLNRNFADYRKVLIIGFLADKDTVRLVQDLAALSDAAFIVTTPANEERQLQADQLYDQLTEFVDARQVVSIPDPVEAVNYANQHFQDAHDVIIGTGSFYLVKEVIKAVRALPENPLKKE; this is encoded by the coding sequence ATGTCAGCAGCAAGACGATATCAGCAGGCCCTAGAACGGCTGGCTGCTATCCCGGCGGGGATGCGCTATGAGGTTGGTGAAAAGCGGATTGCCTTTTTACGCCAAATTTTGGTTTATTTAGGGTTTGATCAGTTGACTGGCACAATTATTCGAGTAGCCGGCACCAACGGGAAGGGCTCGACCAGTGCCATGACCGGCCAAGTCCTCCAGGAGGCCGGCTACTCGGTCGGCGTCTTTTCCAGCCCCTTTCTATTTGAAGTCACTGAGGAAATCAACTACAACGGGGTCATGATTGGCCAGGAAGCCTTTGCCGATGCCCTGGAGCGTCTGGAAACGGTGCTCGACGAACATGACCTGACCTTGACCGGTGACATTTCGGAATTTGAAGCCACCTTCCTGGTGGCGATGGCCTTTTACATCGAGCAAAACCCTGATTACCTGGTACTAGAAGTCGGCCTCGGTGGCGAGTTTGATGCCACTAATGCCGTTCCTAGGTCCGATTATGCTATCTTTACCCGGATTGGCTTGGACCATACGCGGATTTTGGGTGATACGGTTACCAAAATCGCTCAGACTAAGATGAATATGATCCGTCCCGGTGAAACGGTGGTTAATTATGCCAACCAGCGGCCCGCCGTGAACCAGGTCCTAGAAACAATTACCAGTCAGCGTCACAACCCGGTGGTGTCGGCTAGTGCGGTCACTCTGACCAAGGTCGACCGGCAGGCAGATGCGACTTATATTGACCTGACGGTCAAGGACGTGACGATTACGGACCTGGCCCTGAAGTTGCGCGGTGAGTACCAGCTTGAAAACCTGAAAACGGTGGTGGCCCTTTGGTACTATTGGACCCACGCCAAGCACCTCCCGATTAGTGAAGATGATTTGAAGGCCGGGATTGCCAACAGTCAGATTGCCGGGCGCTTTGAGGTCTTGCGAACTAAGCCCAATTACTTTATCGTCGATGGGGCCCATAATCCCGATGGAATTGGCGCTTTGATTGACACCTTGAACCGGAACTTTGCTGACTACCGTAAGGTCTTAATTATTGGCTTCTTGGCTGACAAGGACACGGTGCGCCTGGTCCAGGACCTGGCCGCTCTGAGTGATGCCGCCTTTATCGTGACCACACCAGCGAACGAGGAGCGCCAACTCCAGGCTGACCAACTCTACGACCAGCTAACTGAGTTTGTTGACGCCCGTCAGGTGGTTAGCATCCCCGACCCAGTTGAAGCGGTCAATTATGCCAACCAACACTTCCAGGACGCTCACGATGTGATTATCGGCACCGGGTCCTTCTACCTGGTGAAGGAAGTCATCAAGGCCGTCCGCGCCTTACCCGAAAACCCACTGAAAAAGGAGTAA